In one Hippocampus zosterae strain Florida chromosome 10, ASM2543408v3, whole genome shotgun sequence genomic region, the following are encoded:
- the c10h19orf47 gene encoding uncharacterized protein C19orf47 homolog isoform X1 has protein sequence MASVTTATSEWIQFFKDAGIPAGLAVTYAVSFVDNRIQKNMLMDLSKDIMMDLGITVVGDIIAILKHAKVVHRQDMCKLATEAISSGQTSVKAELRRTANTPATRMIANALSHDSPPTTPARRPDNRLSVTVSNVQASKGSKAAVSQPEDEGNELSAAKRRRVTAEMEGKYIINMPKGTTPRTRRILAQQAKKGLKRTSVFARLGAESKADPAASTNKPTGVFSRLDAADEVEAEPRSGKLKLTAQEDDSDGEGSVLQYAGVLKKLLPSPRSEPIKKRAPTTLRRLGGKLKRPPPDTSTPSSSSNGVATKISVLQRLGKHQRATAPSSAVSPPPADTQDNRVTSTRPRAKQKVSVVRCKVSSSSNSNSTGAGARTGTGAGAVDCAGAQMDCKAVSVFKRLGNKNK, from the exons ATGGCGTCCGTGACAACAG CCACTTCCGAGTGGATCCAGTTTTTCAAGGATGCCGGCATCCCAGCTGGCCTGGCCGTCACCTATGCAGTCTCTTTTGTGGACAACag AATTCAGAAGAACATGCTGATGGACCTGAGCAAGGACATCATGATGGACCTTGGCATCACGGTTGTTGGTGACATCATTGCGATTCTCAAACACGCCAAGGTCGTCCATAGACAG GACATGTGCAAATTGGCAACAGAAGCCATCTCCTCAGGACAGACCAGCGTCAAAGCTGAGCTCAGAAGAACTGCCAACACTC CAGCCACTCGAATGATAGCCAACGCCTTGAGCCATGACTCCCCTCCAACCACTCCAGCTCGTCGCCCCGACAACCGCCTCTCGGTCACAGTGTCCAACGTTCAAGCAAGCAAGGGTAGCAAAGCAG CGGTCAGTCAGCCAGAAGACGAAGGGAACGAGTTGTCAGCTGCGAAGCGCCGACGTGTGACAGCAGAGATGGAAGGCAAGTACATCATCAACATGCCCAAAGGCACCACGCCACGCACACGCCGCATCCTGGCCCAGCAGGCCAAGAAAG GTTTGAAGCGCACGTCGGTGTTCGCAAGACTTGGCGCCGAATCGAAGGCGGACCCAGCAGCCAGCACTAACAAG CCCACAGGCGTCTTCAGCCGTCTGGACGCAGCAGACGAAgtggaggcggagccaaggtcGGGAAAGTTGAAGCTGACCGCGCAGGAGGACGACAGCGACGGAGAAGGGTCCGTCCTCCAGTACGCGGGCGTCCTCAAAAAGTTGCTGCCCTCCCCGAGGAGCGAGCCCATTAAAAAGCGCGCACCCACCACACTACGGCGCCTGGGCGGCAAGTTGAAGCGACCGCCGCCCGACACCTCCACCCCGTCGTCCTCTTCCAATGGTGTCGCAACTAAAATCAGCGTGCTTCAGAGACTGGGTAAGCACCAGCGCGCCACCGCCCCCTCCTCTGCGGTGTCTCCCCCACCTGCTGACACGCAGGACAATAGAGTGACGAGCACTCGGCCCAGGGCCAAGCAGAAAGTGAGCGTGGTGCGCTGCAaagtcagcagcagcagcaacagcaacagcactGGAGCAGGAGCCAGAACAGGAACAGGAGCAGGAGCGGTGGACTGTGCTGGCGCCCAGATGGACTGCAAGGCTGTCAGCGTTTTCAAGAGGCTAGGCAATAAAAACAAGTAA
- the c10h19orf47 gene encoding uncharacterized protein C19orf47 homolog isoform X3 translates to MPASQLAWPSPMQSLLWTTGRIQKNMLMDLSKDIMMDLGITVVGDIIAILKHAKVVHRQDMCKLATEAISSGQTSVKAELRRTANTPATRMIANALSHDSPPTTPARRPDNRLSVTVSNVQASKGSKAAVSQPEDEGNELSAAKRRRVTAEMEGKYIINMPKGTTPRTRRILAQQAKKGLKRTSVFARLGAESKADPAASTNKPTGVFSRLDAADEVEAEPRSGKLKLTAQEDDSDGEGSVLQYAGVLKKLLPSPRSEPIKKRAPTTLRRLGGKLKRPPPDTSTPSSSSNGVATKISVLQRLGKHQRATAPSSAVSPPPADTQDNRVTSTRPRAKQKVSVVRCKVSSSSNSNSTGAGARTGTGAGAVDCAGAQMDCKAVSVFKRLGNKNK, encoded by the exons ATGCCGGCATCCCAGCTGGCCTGGCCGTCACCTATGCAGTCTCTTTTGTGGACAACaggtag AATTCAGAAGAACATGCTGATGGACCTGAGCAAGGACATCATGATGGACCTTGGCATCACGGTTGTTGGTGACATCATTGCGATTCTCAAACACGCCAAGGTCGTCCATAGACAG GACATGTGCAAATTGGCAACAGAAGCCATCTCCTCAGGACAGACCAGCGTCAAAGCTGAGCTCAGAAGAACTGCCAACACTC CAGCCACTCGAATGATAGCCAACGCCTTGAGCCATGACTCCCCTCCAACCACTCCAGCTCGTCGCCCCGACAACCGCCTCTCGGTCACAGTGTCCAACGTTCAAGCAAGCAAGGGTAGCAAAGCAG CGGTCAGTCAGCCAGAAGACGAAGGGAACGAGTTGTCAGCTGCGAAGCGCCGACGTGTGACAGCAGAGATGGAAGGCAAGTACATCATCAACATGCCCAAAGGCACCACGCCACGCACACGCCGCATCCTGGCCCAGCAGGCCAAGAAAG GTTTGAAGCGCACGTCGGTGTTCGCAAGACTTGGCGCCGAATCGAAGGCGGACCCAGCAGCCAGCACTAACAAG CCCACAGGCGTCTTCAGCCGTCTGGACGCAGCAGACGAAgtggaggcggagccaaggtcGGGAAAGTTGAAGCTGACCGCGCAGGAGGACGACAGCGACGGAGAAGGGTCCGTCCTCCAGTACGCGGGCGTCCTCAAAAAGTTGCTGCCCTCCCCGAGGAGCGAGCCCATTAAAAAGCGCGCACCCACCACACTACGGCGCCTGGGCGGCAAGTTGAAGCGACCGCCGCCCGACACCTCCACCCCGTCGTCCTCTTCCAATGGTGTCGCAACTAAAATCAGCGTGCTTCAGAGACTGGGTAAGCACCAGCGCGCCACCGCCCCCTCCTCTGCGGTGTCTCCCCCACCTGCTGACACGCAGGACAATAGAGTGACGAGCACTCGGCCCAGGGCCAAGCAGAAAGTGAGCGTGGTGCGCTGCAaagtcagcagcagcagcaacagcaacagcactGGAGCAGGAGCCAGAACAGGAACAGGAGCAGGAGCGGTGGACTGTGCTGGCGCCCAGATGGACTGCAAGGCTGTCAGCGTTTTCAAGAGGCTAGGCAATAAAAACAAGTAA
- the c10h19orf47 gene encoding uncharacterized protein C19orf47 homolog isoform X4, translating into MASVTTATSEWIQFFKDAGIPAGLAVTYAVSFVDNRIQKNMLMDLSKDIMMDLGITVVGDIIAILKHAKVVHRQDMCKLATEAISSGQTSVKAELRRTANTPATRMIANALSHDSPPTTPARRPDNRLSVTVSNVQASKGSKAAVSQPEDEGNELSAAKRRRVTAEMEGLKRTSVFARLGAESKADPAASTNKPTGVFSRLDAADEVEAEPRSGKLKLTAQEDDSDGEGSVLQYAGVLKKLLPSPRSEPIKKRAPTTLRRLGGKLKRPPPDTSTPSSSSNGVATKISVLQRLGKHQRATAPSSAVSPPPADTQDNRVTSTRPRAKQKVSVVRCKVSSSSNSNSTGAGARTGTGAGAVDCAGAQMDCKAVSVFKRLGNKNK; encoded by the exons ATGGCGTCCGTGACAACAG CCACTTCCGAGTGGATCCAGTTTTTCAAGGATGCCGGCATCCCAGCTGGCCTGGCCGTCACCTATGCAGTCTCTTTTGTGGACAACag AATTCAGAAGAACATGCTGATGGACCTGAGCAAGGACATCATGATGGACCTTGGCATCACGGTTGTTGGTGACATCATTGCGATTCTCAAACACGCCAAGGTCGTCCATAGACAG GACATGTGCAAATTGGCAACAGAAGCCATCTCCTCAGGACAGACCAGCGTCAAAGCTGAGCTCAGAAGAACTGCCAACACTC CAGCCACTCGAATGATAGCCAACGCCTTGAGCCATGACTCCCCTCCAACCACTCCAGCTCGTCGCCCCGACAACCGCCTCTCGGTCACAGTGTCCAACGTTCAAGCAAGCAAGGGTAGCAAAGCAG CGGTCAGTCAGCCAGAAGACGAAGGGAACGAGTTGTCAGCTGCGAAGCGCCGACGTGTGACAGCAGAGATGGAAG GTTTGAAGCGCACGTCGGTGTTCGCAAGACTTGGCGCCGAATCGAAGGCGGACCCAGCAGCCAGCACTAACAAG CCCACAGGCGTCTTCAGCCGTCTGGACGCAGCAGACGAAgtggaggcggagccaaggtcGGGAAAGTTGAAGCTGACCGCGCAGGAGGACGACAGCGACGGAGAAGGGTCCGTCCTCCAGTACGCGGGCGTCCTCAAAAAGTTGCTGCCCTCCCCGAGGAGCGAGCCCATTAAAAAGCGCGCACCCACCACACTACGGCGCCTGGGCGGCAAGTTGAAGCGACCGCCGCCCGACACCTCCACCCCGTCGTCCTCTTCCAATGGTGTCGCAACTAAAATCAGCGTGCTTCAGAGACTGGGTAAGCACCAGCGCGCCACCGCCCCCTCCTCTGCGGTGTCTCCCCCACCTGCTGACACGCAGGACAATAGAGTGACGAGCACTCGGCCCAGGGCCAAGCAGAAAGTGAGCGTGGTGCGCTGCAaagtcagcagcagcagcaacagcaacagcactGGAGCAGGAGCCAGAACAGGAACAGGAGCAGGAGCGGTGGACTGTGCTGGCGCCCAGATGGACTGCAAGGCTGTCAGCGTTTTCAAGAGGCTAGGCAATAAAAACAAGTAA
- the c10h19orf47 gene encoding uncharacterized protein C19orf47 homolog isoform X2, producing MASVTTATSEWIQFFKDAGIPAGLAVTYAVSFVDNRIQKNMLMDLSKDIMMDLGITVVGDIIAILKHAKVVHRQDMCKLATEAISSGQTSVKAELRRTANTPTRMIANALSHDSPPTTPARRPDNRLSVTVSNVQASKGSKAAVSQPEDEGNELSAAKRRRVTAEMEGKYIINMPKGTTPRTRRILAQQAKKGLKRTSVFARLGAESKADPAASTNKPTGVFSRLDAADEVEAEPRSGKLKLTAQEDDSDGEGSVLQYAGVLKKLLPSPRSEPIKKRAPTTLRRLGGKLKRPPPDTSTPSSSSNGVATKISVLQRLGKHQRATAPSSAVSPPPADTQDNRVTSTRPRAKQKVSVVRCKVSSSSNSNSTGAGARTGTGAGAVDCAGAQMDCKAVSVFKRLGNKNK from the exons ATGGCGTCCGTGACAACAG CCACTTCCGAGTGGATCCAGTTTTTCAAGGATGCCGGCATCCCAGCTGGCCTGGCCGTCACCTATGCAGTCTCTTTTGTGGACAACag AATTCAGAAGAACATGCTGATGGACCTGAGCAAGGACATCATGATGGACCTTGGCATCACGGTTGTTGGTGACATCATTGCGATTCTCAAACACGCCAAGGTCGTCCATAGACAG GACATGTGCAAATTGGCAACAGAAGCCATCTCCTCAGGACAGACCAGCGTCAAAGCTGAGCTCAGAAGAACTGCCAACACTC CCACTCGAATGATAGCCAACGCCTTGAGCCATGACTCCCCTCCAACCACTCCAGCTCGTCGCCCCGACAACCGCCTCTCGGTCACAGTGTCCAACGTTCAAGCAAGCAAGGGTAGCAAAGCAG CGGTCAGTCAGCCAGAAGACGAAGGGAACGAGTTGTCAGCTGCGAAGCGCCGACGTGTGACAGCAGAGATGGAAGGCAAGTACATCATCAACATGCCCAAAGGCACCACGCCACGCACACGCCGCATCCTGGCCCAGCAGGCCAAGAAAG GTTTGAAGCGCACGTCGGTGTTCGCAAGACTTGGCGCCGAATCGAAGGCGGACCCAGCAGCCAGCACTAACAAG CCCACAGGCGTCTTCAGCCGTCTGGACGCAGCAGACGAAgtggaggcggagccaaggtcGGGAAAGTTGAAGCTGACCGCGCAGGAGGACGACAGCGACGGAGAAGGGTCCGTCCTCCAGTACGCGGGCGTCCTCAAAAAGTTGCTGCCCTCCCCGAGGAGCGAGCCCATTAAAAAGCGCGCACCCACCACACTACGGCGCCTGGGCGGCAAGTTGAAGCGACCGCCGCCCGACACCTCCACCCCGTCGTCCTCTTCCAATGGTGTCGCAACTAAAATCAGCGTGCTTCAGAGACTGGGTAAGCACCAGCGCGCCACCGCCCCCTCCTCTGCGGTGTCTCCCCCACCTGCTGACACGCAGGACAATAGAGTGACGAGCACTCGGCCCAGGGCCAAGCAGAAAGTGAGCGTGGTGCGCTGCAaagtcagcagcagcagcaacagcaacagcactGGAGCAGGAGCCAGAACAGGAACAGGAGCAGGAGCGGTGGACTGTGCTGGCGCCCAGATGGACTGCAAGGCTGTCAGCGTTTTCAAGAGGCTAGGCAATAAAAACAAGTAA
- the ttc9b gene encoding tetratricopeptide repeat protein 9B: MHSTVLQPSEHHGLLQPRSLGSMEAKQHPIKSLKSYPETGGRSLAAAAGGGGGGGGGGDGGEGGGCRVGVSTETEMETKIQKAVDFKAEGHRCYKEKKFREAIGKYHRALLQLKGVHVADGTTGGSEVNLLNQQDAAKLTEEQRRAVESTEIECYDSLTACLLQSELVNYERVKEYCLKVLSHQRDHFKAMYRAGIAFYHLGDYECALRYLRDAKNREPADTNVLRYIQLTEMKMSKSGQRERQLGKETQG, from the exons ATGCACAGCACGGTGCTTCAGCCCTCCGAACACCATGGTCTCCTCCAGCCCCGCTCACTAGGCAGCATGGAAGCCAAGCAACACCCGATAAAGAGCCTCAAAAGCTATCCGGAGACCGGCGGCCGGAGTCTGGCAGCGGCTGCcggtggcggaggaggaggcggcggaggaggagacgGAGGCGAGGGAGGCGGTTGCCGAGTCGGCGTCTCAACGGAAACGGAGATGGAGACGAAGATTCAGAAAGCCGTCGACTTCAAGGCGGAGGGCCACCGCTGCTATAAGGAGAAGAAATTCCGCGAGGCGATCGGCAAATATCATCGGGCGCTCCTGCAGCTCAAAGGGGTTCACGTAGCCGATGGGACGACCGGCGGCTCCGAAGTCAACCTGCTGAACCAACAAGATGCCGCCAAGCTCACGGAGGAGCAGCGGAGAGCCGTGGAGAGCACCGAGATCGAGTGCTACGACAGCCTCACAG CATGTCTGTTGCAGTCCGAGCTGGTCAACTACGAGCGAGTGAAGGAATATTGTCTGAAGGTCCTGAGTCATCAGAGGGACCATTTCAAGGCCATGTACCGCGCCGGCATTGCCTTCTACCACCTGGGCGACTACGAATGTGCCCTACGCTACCTGAGAGATGCCAAGAATCGCGAGCCTGCAG ATACCAACGTGCTGCGCTACATCCAGTTGACGGAGATGAAGATGAGCAAGAGTGGCCAGCGGGAGCGACAGCTTGGCAAAGAGACGCAAGGCTGA